From Corticium candelabrum chromosome 13, ooCorCand1.1, whole genome shotgun sequence, a single genomic window includes:
- the LOC134188605 gene encoding uncharacterized protein LOC134188605: protein MAQQQEEGQQAVQQAQLLQRVVSVPEKFEDGDVEMWVERFDLTATANGWDADMKLRLLPTLLKGRAYAVYRQMTAEQKGNYAELTTHLKRVFSPTTIESRRLARRQFMSRCWKSSEALEVYAQDLETLLTKAMPNLAAELRDQQLMDRFVEGLIDNAPSVAGELDLHPEASFQAAVIRARELMLLERRKLGKRTDGQVRAIADHASIDVSLAERLDRIEQALQSVSVVGASVTPDSKRVVPMRQQQQKAGRRCFACGGEGHLRSNCKQVTIGPCFVCHETGHLARDCPQRMQQSAAGRRFTLPHQSEGRSQSTAAGVVRGRGQRSQVNVVAGVTETSLMLNLELNHNNASCLVDTGAVVSIVPDHMVDQTAMSSFPSGQEPKLTTVTGDPLEVIGQVSIEVKIGHWHTMHKFVVVQFDTCPIIGSDFLLDHGMILDLAQKRLEWSGGVAELSTPLR, encoded by the coding sequence ATGGCTCAACAACAGGAGGAGGGACAGCAAGCAGTCCAGCAGGCTCAGCTCCTACAACGTGTAGTATCTGTTCCAGAGAAATTTGAGGATGGAGATGTTGAGATGTGGGTGGAGCGTTTCGATCTTACTGCGACGGCAAATGGTTGGGACGctgacatgaaactacggtTGTTACCGACTCTTCTGAAGGGAAGGGCGTATGCTGTTTATCGACAGATGACGGCGGAGCAGAAAGGAAACTATGCGGAGCTTACGACCCATCTCAAGCGCGTGTTTTCGCCTACTACGATTGAGAGTCGTCGTCTCGCACGTCGACAATTTATGTCTCGCTGTTGGAAGTCGTCTGAGGCACTGGAGGTGTATGCGCAAGATTTGGAGACTCTTTTGACGAAGGCGATGCCAAATTTGGCAGCAGAGCTGCGTGACCAGCAGTTGATGGATCGCTTCGTCGAAGGTTTGATCGACAACGCACCGTCCGTTGCCGGCGAGTTGGACCTACACCCTGAGGCGAGTTTTCAGGCGGCGGTGATCAGAGCACGCGAATTGATGTTGTTAGAGCGGAGGAAACTCGGAAAGCGGACGGATGGTCAAGTTCGAGCGATTGCAGATCATGCGAGTATTGATGTGAGCTTGGCGGAACGGCTGGATCGGATTGAGCAAGCGTTGCAGTCGGTGAGTGTAGTCGGTGCGTCCGTCACTCCAGATTCCAAGCGTGTAGTTCCCATGcggcagcagcaacaaaaggCGGGACGTCGCTGTTTTGCTTGTGGTGGCGAAGGACATCTCCGCAGCAATTGTAAACAAGTTACAATCGGACCATGTTTTGTTTGCCATGAGACTGGGCACTTAGCTCGTGATTGCCCTCAACGGATGCAGCAATCAGCAGCAGGACGAAGATTCACGTTGCCTCATCAATCAGAGGGTAGAAGTCAGTCTACAGCAGCAGGTGTTGTGAGAGGGCGTGGTCAACGTAGTCAAGTGAATGTTGTTGCAGGTGTAACGGAGACGTCATTGATGCTCAATCTTGAGCTAAACCACAACAATGCTTCTTGCTTAGTAGACACAGGAGCAGTAGTCTCTATTGTTCCTGACCACATGGTAGACCAAACAGCAATGTCATCTTTTCCTTCAGGTCAAGAACCcaagttgacaacagtaacaGGAGATCCATTGGAAGTGATTGGACAAGTGAGCATAGAGGTGAAAATAGGCCACTGGCATACCATGCACAAGTTTGTTGTGGTACAATTTGACACTTGTCCTATAATTGGGTCAGATTTTCTGCTAGACCATGGAATGATCCTGGATTTGGCTCAAAAACGCTTAGAGTGGAGCGGAGGTGTAGCTGAGCTTTCCACACCACTACGATGA
- the LOC134188445 gene encoding choline/ethanolamine kinase-like isoform X2 — MTEVCGGLTNKLFRCRLSLSSTDAEPTDILLRIFGELVQSSTEALLNNTVVTALLSERRLGPKLHAVFDGGRIEEFLLNSRPLRTKELADPVTSKKIAVSLVDMHVTEMPLAKTPLWIQAMLTQWMEELKGDRSADASRDLPCDIEEEMLWICRELLPKVSSPVVFCHNDLQEGNILLIDEADTQRLQLIDFEYCSYNYRGFDIANHFCEWSLDYTVSDPPYFALEPSDFPSQAQQLHFIHTYLDEISKHRSIGDRCREEQAVLKEVEQFVPLSHFVWAVWGLYQARSSDIEFDYKEYAVQRLSAYKTTKERLLEKQL, encoded by the exons ATGACGGAAGTCTG TGGAGGTCTAACAAATAAACTATTTCGTTGTCGCTTGTCGTTGTCCTCCACGGACGCCGAACCAACGGACATACTGCTGAGAATATTTGGTGAATTGGTGCAGTCATCGACTGAAGCTTTGCTCAACAATACTGTCGTCACGGCGCTGCTGTCTGAACGTCGGTTAGGACCAAAGCTACACGCAGTGTTTGATGGCGGAAGAATAGAGGAATTTTTGTTG AATAGTCGGCCATTGAGGACCAAAGAGTTGGCTGATCCGGTAACTAGTAAAAAAATTGCTGTATCATTGGTCGATATGCACGTCACAGAGATGCCACTAGCAAAGACTCCATTGTGGATCCAAGCGATGTTGACACA ATGGATGGAGGAATTGAAAGGAGATCGAAGTGCTGATGCATCACGTGATCTGCCATGTGACATTGAAGAAGAAATGTTATGGATTTGCAG AGAATTACTACCCAAAGTATCATCACCAGTTGTCTTCTGTCATAACGACTTACAAGAAG GAAACATCCTACTCATAGACGAAGCAGACACTCAGAGACTTCAATTAATTGATTTCGAATATTGCAGCTACAATTACAG AGGGTTTGACATTGCCAATCACTTCTGCGAATGGTCACTAGACTACACAGTCAGTGATCCACCATACTTTGCATTGGAGCCGTCAGACTTCCCATCACAAGCACAGCAG TTGCACTTTATACACACTTACCTGGACGAGATATCCAAACATCGTTCAATAGGAGATAGGTGTAGAGAAGAGCAAGCAGTACTGAAAGAAGTCGAACA GTTTGTTCCGTTGTCTCACTTCGTGTGGGCTGTGTGGGGACTATACCAGGCCAGATCATCAGACATCGAATTCGATTACAAG GAATATGCTGTCCAGCGACTCTCGGCGTACAAGACAACAAAAGAACGTTTACTAGAAAAGCAACTGTAG
- the LOC134188445 gene encoding choline/ethanolamine kinase-like isoform X1: protein MTEVCGGLTNKLFRCRLSLSSTDAEPTDILLRIFGELVQSSTEALLNNTVVTALLSERRLGPKLHAVFDGGRIEEFLLNSRPLRTKELADPVTSKKIAVSLVDMHVTEMPLAKTPLWIQAMLTQWMEELKGDRSADASRDLPCDIEEEMLWICRELLPKVSSPVVFCHNDLQEGNILLIDEADTQRLQLIDFEYCSYNYRGFDIANHFCEWSLDYTVSDPPYFALEPSDFPSQAQQVGTNITIVCHRLRNGDLQLHFIHTYLDEISKHRSIGDRCREEQAVLKEVEQFVPLSHFVWAVWGLYQARSSDIEFDYKEYAVQRLSAYKTTKERLLEKQL, encoded by the exons ATGACGGAAGTCTG TGGAGGTCTAACAAATAAACTATTTCGTTGTCGCTTGTCGTTGTCCTCCACGGACGCCGAACCAACGGACATACTGCTGAGAATATTTGGTGAATTGGTGCAGTCATCGACTGAAGCTTTGCTCAACAATACTGTCGTCACGGCGCTGCTGTCTGAACGTCGGTTAGGACCAAAGCTACACGCAGTGTTTGATGGCGGAAGAATAGAGGAATTTTTGTTG AATAGTCGGCCATTGAGGACCAAAGAGTTGGCTGATCCGGTAACTAGTAAAAAAATTGCTGTATCATTGGTCGATATGCACGTCACAGAGATGCCACTAGCAAAGACTCCATTGTGGATCCAAGCGATGTTGACACA ATGGATGGAGGAATTGAAAGGAGATCGAAGTGCTGATGCATCACGTGATCTGCCATGTGACATTGAAGAAGAAATGTTATGGATTTGCAG AGAATTACTACCCAAAGTATCATCACCAGTTGTCTTCTGTCATAACGACTTACAAGAAG GAAACATCCTACTCATAGACGAAGCAGACACTCAGAGACTTCAATTAATTGATTTCGAATATTGCAGCTACAATTACAG AGGGTTTGACATTGCCAATCACTTCTGCGAATGGTCACTAGACTACACAGTCAGTGATCCACCATACTTTGCATTGGAGCCGTCAGACTTCCCATCACAAGCACAGCAGGTAGGAACTAATATTACTATTGTATGTCATCGCCTTAGAAACGGTGACCTTCAGTTGCACTTTATACACACTTACCTGGACGAGATATCCAAACATCGTTCAATAGGAGATAGGTGTAGAGAAGAGCAAGCAGTACTGAAAGAAGTCGAACA GTTTGTTCCGTTGTCTCACTTCGTGTGGGCTGTGTGGGGACTATACCAGGCCAGATCATCAGACATCGAATTCGATTACAAG GAATATGCTGTCCAGCGACTCTCGGCGTACAAGACAACAAAAGAACGTTTACTAGAAAAGCAACTGTAG
- the LOC134188446 gene encoding large ribosomal subunit protein uL15-like yields MPTRFTKTRKLRGHVSHGHGRIGKRRKHPGGRGNAGGLTHHRINYDKWHPGYFGKVGMRHFHLTKQRYYRPIINLDKLWTLVSEQTRKTYAKREDKKVPVIDVVRAGYYKVLGKGRLPQQPVIVKAKFFSQLAEQKIKKVGGACVLTA; encoded by the exons ATG CCTACACGTTTTACAAAGACGCGCAAGCTGCGAGGCCATGTGAGCCACGGTCACGGGCGTATAG GTAAGCGTCGAAAGCATCCCGGTGGACGTGGCAACGCCGGAGGATTGACGCACCATCGCATCAACTATGACAAATG GCATCCTGGTTATTTTGGTAAAGTGGGCATGCGTCATTTTCATTTGACGAAACAAAGGTACTATCGACCGATTATCAATCTGGACAAGCTCTGGACTTTGGTGAGCGAGCAGACACGGAAGACGTACGCTAAGCGTGAAGATAAGAAGGTGCCAGTCATAGACGTCGTCAGAGCG GGTTACTACAAGGTATTAGGAAAAGGTCGTCTTCCGCAGCAGCCGGTCATCGTGAAAGCCAAGTTTTTCTCACAACTAGCCGAGCAGAAGATTAAGAAAGTGGGCGGAGCTTGTGTACTTACAGCATGA
- the LOC134188918 gene encoding uncharacterized protein LOC134188918, which yields MTTAENTEEPKWEGPTMARLVQEGLGLGIDATKPEVMLHTQIEPTEKNLVRRTVGTGYQELNETLETAASVKQSLSSNLRLNAIEAVSFNVKYNWHKEENRSVKMRAQGKKIHCETVLFDYQQFPDSSRHLRTLLEAAAKQKGHEYCPGKKVILRDRESICRNVVRNENQGVTHYISEVDLGAMVYEVKVEQDVSENNARRGSVDIGGGANGIAAEIGVDFSSESMQMASQAEHKINFVIDKNVELNREHTSILPEQEKMISYKVTPIWHLIDDPDWRQSVKKACQDYVDDSNPIAVNSENSFVVKAVGDKQRANLYLKLSDDRVEGISDKGKADRFTVEFSSLNRVNLKKFKQGKRANQTDGIELERQNDPNHGFVLYHEFSGGQHSYLTVDLESKMVIPRPTVEAEEQAAFFLSTPIRQPAAMSSWQARRPLLLNFRHKTSKWLGLWSSVFDDYLVLEQETDGSVFVLKEKTGGELSADSYCQFCIEQP from the exons ATGACGACTGCCGAGAACACGGAAGAACCAAAGTGGGAAGGTCCCACTATGGCGAGACTCGTGCAAGAAGGTCTGGGCCTAGGCATTGATGCTACTAAACCAGAAGTAATGCTGCACACTCAAATTGAGCCGACAGAGAAAAATCTGGTGAGACGTACGGTCGGAACTGGTTACCAAGAGTTGAACGAGACGCTAGAAACGGCGGCGTCCGTCAAGCAGAGCTTGTCAAGCAATCTACGCTTGAACGCTATAGAAGCAGTGTCATTCAACGTGAAATACAATTGGCACAAAGAGGAAAACAGATCGGTGAAGATGAGAGCACAAGGCAAGAAGATCCATTGTGAGACTGTTCTTTTCGACTATCAACAGTTTCCCGACTCATCTCGCCACCTCCGTACGTTACTGGAGGCTGCAGCTAAGCAGAAGGGACACGAGTACTGTCCAGGAAAGAAGGTTATTCTGAGAGACCGTGAAAGCATCTGCAGAAACGTCGTTAGGAACGAAAATCAGGGAGTAACTCACTACATTTCTGAAGTTGATCTTGGAGCTATGGTTTACGAAGTTAAAGTTGAACAAGACGTGAGCGAGAACAACGCTAGAAGGGGGAGCGTAGACATTGGCGGGGGCGCAAACGGGATTGCTGCCGAGATAGGCGTAGACTTTTCCAGTGAATCTATGCAGATGGCTAGCCAAGCTGAGCACAAAATCAACTTTGTTATTGACAAAAATGTTGAGCTGAATAGAGAACACACTAGCATTTTGCCAGAACAAGAGAAAATGATTTCATACAAAGTGACTCCTATTTGGCATCTCATTGATGACCCAGATTGGCGTCAGTCTGTCAAGAAAGCATGCCAGGATTATGTGGATGATTCCAACCCGATTGCTGTTAACTCAG AAAATTCATTTGTTGTCAAAGCGGTTGGTGATAAGCAGCGTGCAAATCTGTACTTGAAGCTGTCGGATGATCGAGTTGAAGGAATTTCTGATAAAGGAAAGGCTGATCGCTTTACTGTAGAGTTCTCTTCTCTCAATAGAGTTAATCTAAAGAAATTCAAGCAAGGGAAGCGTGCTAATCAAACCGATGGTATTGAACTTGAGAGACAGAATGACCCAAATCATGGGTTTGTTCTGTATCACGAATTTTCTGGTGGTCAACATTCATACTTGACAGTAGATCTGGAAAGTAAAATGGTTATTCCTCGACCAACTGTTGAAGCTGAAGAACAAGCTGCATTTTTTCTGTCTACTCCCATAAGACAGCCTGCAGCAATGTCTTCATGGCAAGCTCGAAGACCTCTTCTTCTTAATTTTCGTCATAAGACATCTAAATGGCTGGGTCTCTGGTCATCTGTCTTTGACGATTATCTTGTACTTGAACAGGAGACTGATGGTTCTGTTTTTGTGCTGAAGGAGAAGACTGGAGGTGAACTCTCAGCTGATTCATACTGCCAGTTTTGTATTGAGCAGCCTTAG